Sequence from the Salinicoccus sp. Bachu38 genome:
ATACCATGGGAGGAGAATCAGCCGTCTGCTCATCCACCTGAACTGCAGTGCATACAGGATATAGAATACGACAGGCCAGAGGATACTCTCAAAGTGCCATATGGCCGTAGAGACCAGGTAGGCAGGTGCGATAAGTGTGCCGCTGAGCCACAGCATGATCAATGCCATCACCCAACCCTCCGTATTCTCGGCGCCTGAGGCAATATGCTTCGTCCATCCCTTGACTACGGAAGGCAGCCCTTCCGGGTACATTCTGAACTGCAATACATCGTATCCCATATAGAGGGTCGTCGGCAGCCCTTTTTCATGGTAGCCCCTGTATATGCCCATGCCTTCTATAATCGTCTCCTTTGCATTCATATGACCGCCTGTAGCGGCATAGTCCCGCCGTCCTGTCATGAGAAACGGCCCGAACACCGTGCTGGTATGGGTCCGGTCCCCAAAAGCTGAGAATATATTCATTCCTGTGACAGTGACAATGTTGAAGATGGCCGAGAATGTTTCGTGGAATCTTTCTGTCTGATGAAATGGCTGGATGGAAAGGACACCCCTCCCGCCCTGCTTGCGATACTGTGCACTGATGCGGGAAAGCGAATCGTCACCGGTAAATGAAGTGTCCGCATCCATGAAGACAAGGGTGCCGTATCGGGCATGCTGTGCGCCATGATGGCACGCATGGCTCTTGCCCTGCCACTCCCCCTCCGGCACCTCAATGACTGTCGCACCGGATGCCTCGGCTATTTTGCGTGTGTCGTCAGTCGAGCCATCGTCTGCAACGATGACCTCCAGGGAAGTGAGTCTTTGCCTGCCGATGCTATCCAGCAATTTTGGAAGGTTATGGCCTTCATTCCGGGCAGGAACGATGATGCTGATACTGGCGTCAGATCGGCTTCTCCCGATGAAGCTGGGATTCTTATAAACGATATGGCCTGAGATAAGACAAAGTATGAGGATCGAAATCCAGATGAAATGCCAAGCCATGCTATTTCCCGCTTCTTTCTCTGTCTGCAATCATTGCCCCAACCTGCTGGCCGCTTAACGTGACCATCGGCATGCCGCCCCCGGGGTTGACTGTGCCGCCCACGAAGTAGAGGTTATCAATATGCTTTGCTTTTTTGGGATGTTTGAAGCCCTTGTTCTTTTTACGGTCGGAGACGGTGCCATAAATCGCCCCGTGGTCTGAAAAATAAAGGGATTCGATATCGTGGGGAGTGAGCATATATTCAGAGACGATATGCTCACGCAAACCGACAAGTCCCATATTCTCAAGCTTATCAAGTACAGTCTCCCTGAAGGCCAGGTAGTCCGTCTTGGTATATTCCTTACCCTGCAAAGGCGGGATATGGGGAAGTATCTTCAGGTTTTCGTGCCCGGGCGGGGCCTGGCTGGAATCTGTCTTGTTCGTATTGACCAGATAGATGGTCGGATCTGATGGCAGCACCTTCTCATCAAATACTTCCCTGTAGTTCTGCTTCGAATCTTTCGAAAAGAAGAAGCTATGATGACCAAGCTGGGGATAGGTGCGGTCGACACCAATGTGCAGTACGAGGCCGGAACTTGCCGGCTCGAACCTGTCTTCGAGTTTCTTCAAATTCTGAGGAGGATAATCCAGCACATGGCGATAGAACGGCAATACTTCCATGTTGGAGACGATATAGTCGGCACTTCTCCTACTGCCGTCTGCTAAAACGATATGCTGGATGCGCCCGGTACCCTCCGTCACTACAGTCTTAATCGATTGGCTGATATGTACATCGACGCCGATATCGCATGCCAGTTGCGCAATCCCTGCGGCGAGTTTATGCAGGCCGCCTTTGACATACCATACGCCCGTTTCATGCTGCATGTGGGCCATCATATTCAGGACAGCCGGTGCCCGATAGGCACTTGAGCCGACGTATTTGATGAAATAGCCCAACATATCCCGCATGTGCGGATGGCTGACACGTCTATTGATCCCCTGCTGCATGGTGGAGAAATAGTCGAAGCCACGCAGGGCGGTGAGCGGTCCATGGAACCCTATGATGGAGCGGACATCATCAAAGCCTTTTTCAAAGTAGCCAGGTAGGGTCAGATGGTCAATCTTTCCGGCGTAGGATAGAAACTTGCGGTATTCTGCCATATCCCTCCCGGACAATTGGGGGTTCTCCCGGGCCATCCTGTCAAGGTCGCCATAGAGGTCTATGTGGGTGCCGTCAGTGAAGAAGGCACGCCATTGAAGCGGCACCTCCCCGATTTCGACATAGTCATCCATATTCTTTCCGCTTCTTGAAAAAAGGCGTTCGAAAATATACGGCATGGTCAGGAGGGATGGCCCCAGATCGAACCCGAATCCATCCTGTTCATGGCGATTCAACTTGCCACCAAGGTGGTCGTTCTTCTCGTATAGGCTGACATCGAAACCTTCCTGTTTCAATGTGATTGCTGCAGATAGACCGCCCAGTCCACCCCCGATGACCAGAACTGTCCTTTTTTTGGACATGCCCCTGCCCCCTTCTTATGCATCTTTGATATTTTTGAGAAACTGGCTTTCTTCATTCCTGATTTTCATTTTGCGTGTCATGGAAACAGCGTTGCGTTTTGAGAAACAGTCGTAGTTGCTGCTTCTCACTTCATTCAGAATTTCACGATAGACGGAGAGTGAGACCAGAAGTGGAAGCTGCGCCTCCTCCTTGTAATGGAGGATCTCTTTTCTGAAATCCTCATAGAGCACCTCCGCCTCTCTCGCCAGATGCTCCCAGGCGTCCATGAATGCCTGGTCGACTTTCCGTTCTTCAAGCTGCGCCACGGAACAGCCGTAATCATTGAGGATGGATGCGGGGATATAGACACGTCCATGTTCTCTCATATCCTCGCCGATATCCCGCAGGATATTGGTGATCTGCATGGCGATGCCGAGCTTTTCTGCATTCGCTTTCCGTTCCTGTGACAAATCATCGCTCAGGATTGGCAGAAGGAGCTTTCCTACCGACCCTGCAACATGGCTGCTGTAATGGATCAGGTCGTCCATATCTTTCGGCTGTTCGAAATGGACATCCATTTCCTGCCCCCTGATTTGGGCATAGAGCATGGATTCATCGATATCATAACGGTCCACGACATCCCCGAGGGCACGCCACATTGGAGCTTGGGGCATATTCCCTGCAACGAATGCATCAAGTCCGTCTTCAAGCTGTCTGAGGTTGGCGATTCCAGTCTCCGCATCTTCTGCCTGGTCTATGGCATCATCTGCCATACGACAGAAGGCATAGACGGCATAAACTGCATTCGCATCCGTCTCAGGCAGAGTGGAAAAAGCATAATAGAAACTTTTGGAGTGCTG
This genomic interval carries:
- a CDS encoding glycosyltransferase, encoding MAWHFIWISILILCLISGHIVYKNPSFIGRSRSDASISIIVPARNEGHNLPKLLDSIGRQRLTSLEVIVADDGSTDDTRKIAEASGATVIEVPEGEWQGKSHACHHGAQHARYGTLVFMDADTSFTGDDSLSRISAQYRKQGGRGVLSIQPFHQTERFHETFSAIFNIVTVTGMNIFSAFGDRTHTSTVFGPFLMTGRRDYAATGGHMNAKETIIEGMGIYRGYHEKGLPTTLYMGYDVLQFRMYPEGLPSVVKGWTKHIASGAENTEGWVMALIMLWLSGTLIAPAYLVSTAIWHFESILWPVVFYILYALQFRWMSRRLILLPWYNFFLYPLYSLFFFHVYGLSFIQTHIIKKVEWKGRKVDLKKRK
- a CDS encoding phytoene desaturase family protein; protein product: MSKKRTVLVIGGGLGGLSAAITLKQEGFDVSLYEKNDHLGGKLNRHEQDGFGFDLGPSLLTMPYIFERLFSRSGKNMDDYVEIGEVPLQWRAFFTDGTHIDLYGDLDRMARENPQLSGRDMAEYRKFLSYAGKIDHLTLPGYFEKGFDDVRSIIGFHGPLTALRGFDYFSTMQQGINRRVSHPHMRDMLGYFIKYVGSSAYRAPAVLNMMAHMQHETGVWYVKGGLHKLAAGIAQLACDIGVDVHISQSIKTVVTEGTGRIQHIVLADGSRRSADYIVSNMEVLPFYRHVLDYPPQNLKKLEDRFEPASSGLVLHIGVDRTYPQLGHHSFFFSKDSKQNYREVFDEKVLPSDPTIYLVNTNKTDSSQAPPGHENLKILPHIPPLQGKEYTKTDYLAFRETVLDKLENMGLVGLREHIVSEYMLTPHDIESLYFSDHGAIYGTVSDRKKNKGFKHPKKAKHIDNLYFVGGTVNPGGGMPMVTLSGQQVGAMIADRERSGK
- a CDS encoding phytoene/squalene synthase family protein, whose product is MTKNYTPSLESDYRQCQSLIRQHSKSFYYAFSTLPETDANAVYAVYAFCRMADDAIDQAEDAETGIANLRQLEDGLDAFVAGNMPQAPMWRALGDVVDRYDIDESMLYAQIRGQEMDVHFEQPKDMDDLIHYSSHVAGSVGKLLLPILSDDLSQERKANAEKLGIAMQITNILRDIGEDMREHGRVYIPASILNDYGCSVAQLEERKVDQAFMDAWEHLAREAEVLYEDFRKEILHYKEEAQLPLLVSLSVYREILNEVRSSNYDCFSKRNAVSMTRKMKIRNEESQFLKNIKDA